Proteins from one Malania oleifera isolate guangnan ecotype guangnan chromosome 4, ASM2987363v1, whole genome shotgun sequence genomic window:
- the LOC131154225 gene encoding lysine histidine transporter-like 6, with translation MVSASPPRPLSKEALSGDKWNREETAGPPREAKWWYSTFHCVTAMIGAGVLSLPYAMAYLGWGPGTMVLLVSWCITLNTMWQMIQLHECVPGIRFDRYMDLGRYAFGEKVGPWVVLPQQLIVQVGCDIVYMVTGGKCLKQFMEIACANCTRLRQSYWICIFGGVHFFLSQLPNFNSVAGVSLAAAIMSLSYSTIAWAGSLSHGREENVSYGYKKTSEADYMFRVSNALGQISFAFAGHAVALEIQATIPSTPEKPSRIAMWKGAVGAYFVNAICYFPVALIGYWAFGQDVEDNVLAALKRPQWLIAAANLMVVVHVIGSYQVYAMPVFAMLENIMMKRLKFPPGLALRLVTRSAYVAFTLFVGVTFPFFGDLLGFFGGFGFTPTSYFLPSILWLVIKKPKRFSSKWLINWVSIFIGVFIMLASTIGGMRNIITDASTYSFYT, from the exons ATGGTTTCAGCTTCCCCTCCTCGCCCTCTTTCCAAG GAAGCTCTCTCAGGCGACAAATGGAACCGGGAAGAGACCGCCGGCCCGCCCCGCGAAGCCAAATGGTGGTACTCCACCTTCCACTGCGTCACCGCCATGATCGGCGCCGGCGTTCTCAGCTTGCCTTACGCCATGGCCTACCTTGGTTG GGGTCCGGGGACGATGGTTCTGCTGGTGTCATGGTGCATCACATTGAACACAATGTGGCAGATGATACAGCTGCACGAGTGTGTGCCGGGGATCCGGTTCGACCGGTACATGGACCTGGGCCGGTACGCCTTCGGAGAGAAGGTGGGACCGTGGGTGGTGCTGCCGCAGCAGCTGATAGTGCAGGTGGGGTGTGACATCGTGTACATGGTGACCGGCGGCAAGTGCCTGAAGCAGTTCATGGAGATCGCATGCGCCAACTGCACCCGTCTCCGCCAGTCCTACTGGATTTGCATCTTCGGCGGGGTCCACTTCTTCCTCTCTCAGCTTCCCAATTTCAATTCCGTCGCCGGCGTCTCTTTGGCCGCCGCAATCATGTCTCTGAG TTACTCAACCATTGCATGGGCGGGCAGCCTGAGCCACGGCCGAGAAGAGAACGTGAGCTACGGGTACAAGAAAACCAGCGAGGCGGATTACATGTTCCGGGTATCCAATGCGCTGGGGCAGATCTCCTTTGCATTTGCAGGCCACGCGGTGGCGCTGGAGATTCAGGCCACCATTCCCTCCACTCCTGAAAAACCCTCCAGAATTGCCATGTGGAAGGGCGCCGTCGGCGCCTACTTCGTCAATGCAATTTGCTACTTTCCGGTGGCGCTCATCGGATACTGGGCGTTCGGCCAAGACGTCGAGGACAACGTCCTCGCCGCCCTCAAGCGCCCTCAGTGGCTCATCGCCGCTGCCAACTTGATGGTCGTCGTCCATGTCATTGGCAGCTACCAG GTTTATGCAATGCCTGTGTTTGCCATGCTGGAAAATATAATGATGAAAAGACTAAAATTCCCACCAGGACTTGCACTCAGGCTCGTCACTCGTTCTGCTTATGTTg CTTTTACGCTATTTGTTGGAGTAACTTTCCCTTTCTTTGGAGATCTTCTTGGTTTCTTTGGAGGCTTTGGTTTCACTCCCACTTCATATTTT CTCCCTAGTATACTATGGTTGGTAATAAAGAAACCAAAGAGATTCAGCAGCAAGTGGCTAATCAATTGG GTGAGCATTTTCATTGGAGTATTCATCATGCTAGCATCTACCATCGGTGGCATGCGGAACATCATCACGGATGCCTCCACGTACAGTTTCTACACatga